A segment of the Bradyrhizobium sp. CCBAU 53340 genome:
GAAGTTCGTCAAGGCCGAGTGCGAGGGGATCGATTTCTGGCTGAAGAACCCGGAGAAGACGGCCGAGATCATCGCGGAGGAGCTGTCGCTGCCGCTCGAAGATGCAACGCGCATGATGAAGGGCACCGGCATGGTCCCCTGCGACAAGCAGCTCACCGGGGAGTATCTCGGCTCGACCGCGAAGAAGGGCAAGTTCGTCGATACGCTGGTATCGACCGCCGACTTCCTGGTGAAGCAGGAGCGCCTGCCGAAGCTGCTGCCGCGCACCGACTTCGAAGCGTTCATCCAGCCGGCCTATCTTGAGAAGACGATCGGCCATTGAAGTCCGGAGCCGGCGAGCTCGTCTCGCCGGCATAGTCCCCTTCCTTCACGCGCGTGACCGACATGGATATTTCCCCCCGTCATCTCCGCGCCGCCTATCGCAGCGGCGCGCTCAAGCCGTCCGATGTCGCCGCCCATGTGCTGTCGCGCCTGTCGGATGCCGACCAGAGCGGCGTCTGGATATCGAAAGCCAAGCCCGAGAATGTCATGGCCACCGCGCGTGCGCTCGATGCGCGCGCAAATGAAATCGACAAGCTGCCGCTCTACGGGCTGATCGTCTCGGTCAAGGACTGTATCGATGTCGCGGGCGAGCAGACCACCTCGGCCTGCCCGGAATTCGCGTATGTCGCGAAAGATACGAGCCCGGTTGTCGCTGACGCCATCGCCGCCGGAGCCATCTATATCGGCAAGACGAACATGGATCAGTTCGCGACCGGCCTCGTCGGTGTGCGCTCGCCCTACGGCATCGCGCGCAACCCGCACAATGCGGACTACATTCCCGGCGGGTCCAGCTCGGGCGCGGCGGTGTCGGTCGCATCAGGCACGTCGTCCTTTGCCTTCGGCACCGATACCGGCGGGTCGGGCAGGGTGCCGGCGTCCTATTGCGGTGTCACCGGCTTCAAGCCTGCACCGGGTGCGTTCAGCCAGCGCGGCATGGTCTATGCCTGCCGGAGCTTCGATACCATCTCGCTCTACACGCGGGAGCCGGGCGACGGCTACGACGTCTATCGCGTGCTGGCGCGACGCGATCCCGCGGATTGTTTTTCGCCGACCGATTTTGCCGGCTGGACGGAGCAGGCCTCTCCGGCGCGGCCATTGCGGATTGCGACACCTCGCCCGGACCAGCTCAGGTTCTTCGGTAACGAGGAGACGGAGAGGCTGTTCGGCAGCGGGCTTCGCAAGTTGCGGCGGCTCGACATGTCGGTCGTTTCCGCCGATTTCTCGCCGTTCACGTCGATCAACGATCTGATGTTCTTCGGGCCGTTCCTCGCCGAGCGGGATGTTTCGGTCGGCGCGTTCCTCGACGCCAATCCGGACGCCGGCGTCAGGATCGTGCGCGATCTCGTCGTCGGCAGCCGGAAGTTCACCGCGGCCGACACCTATCGCGCGCTCTATCAGGTCAAGGAGATCCAGCGCGTGCTCCGCGATTTCTGGCACGCCCACGACGCGTTGGTCGTGCCCACGGTCGGAACCGTCCTCAGGATTGACGACGTCGCGCGCGATCCGCTGACGGCAAATTTCAACAATGGCTACTACACAAACTACGCCAATCCGCTTGGGCTTGCCGCGATCGCGGTGCCGAATGCGGTGACGGGGGCGGGCGTGCCCTATGGCGTCACCTTTCTGGCGCCGGCGGGGCGGGAGCGCCTGCTCACCGACCTCGCCTGTGCATTCACGGGAGCGGAAGCCCAGGCTTGAGCATTTTCACCCGCGTTGCAATCCGATCGGAGACCTCCTAGCCTTCGAGCCGTCACTCGAAGGGAGACCGATTGTGGGGCGCAGCCATGCGCATGAGGTGGCCGATCCGGGTGAGCCTTCAAGTGGGCCTTGCGCCGAGGTGCAAAGGGCCGGGACCGGACGTTATGTGCTGAAGGCGCTCGACAAAGCCGATCTCGACCTGGTGATGCGGACAGGCAGGCTCGCGGCCTACCAGAACCGCGAATATCTGCTGCGGGAAGGGGAGCCCGCGAACGGCATCCACATCATCCTGAACGGGATCGTGGAAAGCACCCATGCCGGTACCCAGGGGCGCGAGTTGATGCTGGCGACGTGGGAGGCCGGCGACTTCGTCGGTGCGCCCTACATTCTCGGTGATCACCGGCATAGCTGGTCGGCCCGCGCGCTCGGCCGGGTCGAGGCGTTGCATCTCGACCAGGACGCGATCCGCACGCTGATCGCACAATCGCCGTCGTTTGCAGTGGCGCTGATCGAGTGCCTCGGCTTCAAGGGCGAGACCTATTCGATGCTGGCGCAGACGCTGGCAGGACAGAAGGCGGCGGAGCGGCTGGTGCTGCTGCTGGTGAAGCTGTGCGAAAACGCTGCTCAGGACGAGAGTGGCCCGATTTCGCTCGGCCGCATCACGCAGGCCAATCTGGCGCGCATGATCGGTGCGACACGGCAGTCGATCAGCCTGATCCTCAGCCGCCTGCAGGACGACGGCATCATCTCGACCGGTCCGACCAAAATGGTCGTCAACGATCTCGCGGCGTTGAGGAAGCAGGTGACCGACTAGCGGACGCTGCCGCAACCGGTCATTTCGACGTCGGCTTCGACGGCGGTAGTGCCAGCCCCATGCAGCGCTGCACCTCGGCCGGGACGTTGTAGGTCCGCATGATATGGCGGCTGTCGCGCAAGCCCGTCGCCTCGCGCTGCACGACGAACATCCAGAGCGCCTGGCCAGCCTCCATCACCAGCTTGCGCCTCGCCGGCAGCATCGCGGCCGGCGTCTCCAAGCGAGCGTGCGCAGCGTCGAAATCGCGCAATTGGGCGAGCGCCTGTTCGAGCGTGCGGCCCATCCGTCCAAGCGCTGAGGCCTGTTCCTGGACGATCTCATAATGGAGGATATCGACCGGCGGGCGAAGGTCACGAGACATGGCGCTTACTATAGTGCCGTGCGCCCTACGCGCGCAACGCGTGGCCAGCCGTCGCTACTTCGCCTTGTATGCGCCGAGGAACATGCGCGTCGCGCTGTCGATCACTTCCGTCATGCGCGCTTCCGACGGCGGCGGTGCGGCCTGGAAGACGAACGGCAGGAACAGGGAAGCCTTGCACAGTTCCATGAACTGCGATGCTGCGAGATCGCAGTCGTCGATCTCAAGATCGCCGGAAGCGACATGGGCTTTGAGATAGTCGGACAGCCGGTTGATGGTCTTGTCCAGCACGCGCAAATAATAACGGCGGCCGACATCGGGCATGCGCTCTGCGATCGCCATCACGGTGCGGATCGCCGATCCGCCGCCGGGCCGGCAGAGCAGGTGGATGTAGGCCTGGCCAAAGTCCTTCAGCGTGGTCTCGGCATCGCGGGCGGGATCGAAATTGAACACGACCTGGCCATGAAACAGCGCCTCCTCCTCGAGGATCGCTTCGAACAGGGCGCTCTTGTCGGCGAAGTAGACGTAGAGCGTGCCTTTGGAAACGCCGGCCGCACGCGCGATCTCGCCCATGCTGGACCCGTCAAAACCCAGATCCATGAACACTTTACGGGCGCCCGCCAGGATCTGGCGGCGCTTGGAGCTGTCCTCCTCCTGGAGGATTTGCAGATGTTCGCGACCGGCTACAACCATTGGTTCAGCGTCCCGGAAGGTTTTCGGATCGAGGTCGAAGCATGAAACCCAAATAAAGGATTCGGACCAATAGGGTCCGGCCGGGAATGCTAAGTATATTGACCGAACCGTTCGGTCAATGGTATTTGACGTGGGCGGGTGGGACTGCGGCTGCGCGACGGCTGCCCCGAATCGCATTTTTATTGGGGAGGCCTTTATGGCCACATCGAGAGACCAGGCTGCGCGCGTCCTTCGCCAGGAAGCGGTGGAGATCACGTCGGCGAACGGTGATGCTGCGACCGGGACATCCGCAGCCCTCGCCGAGCAGCTGCGCTCTCATGTGGCCGAAGAGACCAAGCGCCGCACCAGCGAGGCGCCGGAGAAGCCCGTGCCCGACCAGGCGGCCCCGACTGCACCCGCACCTGCCGCGCCAAAATCCGGCAAGCGCAAATTCGTCATGATGGGAATCGGCCTCGTGCTGGCGCTCGCGGCGGCAAGCTATGCCGGCTACTACACGCTGGTCGGCCGCTTCTACGTCTCCACCGACGACGCCTATGTCCGCGCCAACAACACCATGCTGGGCGCGCGCGTGGCCGGCCACATCTCCTCGATCCTCGCCGGAGACAACACGCTGGTGCACGCCGGCGACACCATCCTGCGCATCGACGACGGCGACTACAAGATCGCGGTCGACGCGGCCGCAACCCGGATCGGGACCCAGCAGGCCACCATCGATCGCATCGGCCGCCAGATCGCGGCGCTCGACAGCCAGGTCGTGCAGGCCAAGGCGCAGCTCGTCTCCGCGGAAGCGGGCCTCAAGCGTGCCGATCTCGATTATGAGCGCCAGCAGGCGCTGAGCAGCAAGGGCTTTGCCTCGCGCGCCACGTTCGAAACCTCGGAAGCCGGCCGCGACCAGGGCGCTGCCGCGGTGAAGGCCGCGCAAGCCGCCTATGACGTTGCGGTGAGCAATGTCGATGTCGCCAAGGCCCAGCAGGCCGAAGCGAAGGCGCAGCTCGCCGAGCTCAAGACCACGCTCGCCAAGGCCGAGCGCGACCTCGCCTTTACCGCGGTGCGCGCGCCGGTCGACGGCATCTTCTCCAACCGCCTCGTCAACGCCGGGGACTTCATCGCGGTCGGCCAGCGGCTCGGCAATGTCGTGCCGCTCGACGACGTCTATATCGACGCCAATTTCAAGGAAACCCAGCTCAAGCGCATCCGTCCCGGCCAGCCGGTGACGATCAAGGTCGACGCCTACGGCATGCGCAAGTTCTCCGGCGTGGTCGACAGCATCGCGGCGGGCGCGGGCTCGGTGTTCACGCTGCTGCCGCCCGACAACGCCACCGGCAACTTCACCAAGATCGTGCAGCGTGTGCCGGTTCGCATTCGCGTGCCGAAGGCGGTTGCGCGGCAGAACCTGCTCCGTGCCGGCATGTCGGTCTACGCCACCGTCGACACCAACAAGGGTGCGGCCGACGCCGACAGCGAGACCGATCTCGACGATCCCACCATGATCCATCCGCAGTAAGCGCCACTGAGCGCTGCGAGGTCAGACCATGGCGACCGCCACGACTGCTTCACCTGCCATGATGGCATCAGCCGCCTCGGAGCGCATCGCACCGAAGCGGCTGTTCGCCTTCATCATCATGGTGTTCGGGATGTTCATGTCGATCCTGGACATCCAGATCGTCTCGGCATCTCTGAGCGAGATCCAGGCCGGCCTGTCGGCGAGCTCGAGCGAAGTCTCCTGGGTCCAGACCGCCTATCTGATCGCCGAAGTGATCGCGATCCCGCTATCAGGATTTTTGTCGCGCGCCTTCGGCACGCGGCTCTTGTTCGCGATCTCGGCCGCCGGCTTCACGATGTCGAGCCTGCTTTGCGGCTTTGCCACGACCATCGAGGAGATGATCCTTTGGCGCGCCCTCCAGGGTTTTCTCGGCGCCGGCATGATCCCGACGGTGTTTGCCTCGGCCTACACCGTGTTCCCGCGCACGAAATTCCACATCGTCGGTCCTATCATCGGACTTGTCGCGACCTTGGCTCCCACGATCGGCCCGACGGTCGGCGGCTACATCACCGATTTGATGTCGTGGAACTGGCTGTTCTTCATCAACGTCGTGCCCGGCATCGGCATCACCCTCGGCGTGTGGGCGCTGGTCGATTTCGACGAGCCGCATTTCGAGCTGCTGGACCGCTTCGACTGGTGGGGCCTGATCTTCATGGCCGGCTTCCTCGGCACGCTGGAATATGTGCTGGAAGAGGGCCCGCAATATGAATGGCTGCAGGACACCTCGGTGGCGATCTGTGCCTGGATCTGCGTCGTCTCGGCGATCGCCTTCTTCGTGCGTGTCTTCACGGCGGCCGAGCCGATCGTCAATTTGCGCACCTTCACCAACCGCAATTTCGCTGTCGGCTGCACGCTGCAATTCTGCATCGGCATTGGTCTCTACGGCCTGACCTATATCTATCCGCGCTATCTCGCCGAGGTGCGCGGCTACAGCGCGCTGATGATCGGCGAGACCATGTTCGTCTCGGGCATCACCATGTTCCTGGTGGCGCCGCTGGTCGGCCGGCTGATGGCAAGCCTCGACATGCGCTACATGATCGCGTTCGGCCTGATCGTGTTCGCGATCGGCTCCTACCAGATGACCTGGATCACGCGTGACTACGATTTCTACGAGCTCCTGATCCCGCAGATCCTGCGCGGCATCGGCATGATGTTCGCGATGGTGCCGACCAACAACATTGCGCTCGGCACGCTGCCGCCGGAGCGGGTGAAGAATGCCTCGGGCCTGTTCAACCTGATGCGCAATCTCGGCGGCGCGGTCGGCCTCGCCGTCATCAACACGGTGCTCAACGACCGCACCGACCTGCACATCACGCGCCTGCAGGAGCGCGTGACCTGGGGCAATGCGACTGCGACCGAAACCCTGACCATGCTCCAGCAGAAGTTTCAGGGGCTCGGCGACTCCACGCTGATGGCGATGAAGCAGCTCAGCCAGATCGTGCACCGTCAGGCCACGGTGTTGAGCTTCGGCGACGCGTTCTTCGTGCTGACGCTGTTCTATCTCGCCCTCAGCGTGCTGGTGACGCTGCTGAACAAGCCGGCCTCGCCGTTCGGCGGTGGCGGCGACGCGCATTGATGCGAACGCGCCCAGGCGCGCTACGAGCTCGGTATCATCGCCGCCTTGTGCGCAATTGCGCAGAGGCCGCTGTTGGAGAGCGAGCTCTCGCCATATCCGCCGCGGCTTACTGGATCCCCCGCCTTCGCGGGGGATGACAGTGGAGTTTGAGGCGGTGGTCGAGCGCGCCAACGCCCACGCACCAAAATGCAACACTCGTGCGTGATCTCGCGCGGAGCCCGTTGCAAAGCGCGAATCATACATCTATAAAGCGCACCTCATTCAATCGAACCGGGGAGGGATTTGCATGATTTCGTCGCATTCGCAGAT
Coding sequences within it:
- a CDS encoding amidase family protein → MDISPRHLRAAYRSGALKPSDVAAHVLSRLSDADQSGVWISKAKPENVMATARALDARANEIDKLPLYGLIVSVKDCIDVAGEQTTSACPEFAYVAKDTSPVVADAIAAGAIYIGKTNMDQFATGLVGVRSPYGIARNPHNADYIPGGSSSGAAVSVASGTSSFAFGTDTGGSGRVPASYCGVTGFKPAPGAFSQRGMVYACRSFDTISLYTREPGDGYDVYRVLARRDPADCFSPTDFAGWTEQASPARPLRIATPRPDQLRFFGNEETERLFGSGLRKLRRLDMSVVSADFSPFTSINDLMFFGPFLAERDVSVGAFLDANPDAGVRIVRDLVVGSRKFTAADTYRALYQVKEIQRVLRDFWHAHDALVVPTVGTVLRIDDVARDPLTANFNNGYYTNYANPLGLAAIAVPNAVTGAGVPYGVTFLAPAGRERLLTDLACAFTGAEAQA
- a CDS encoding Crp/Fnr family transcriptional regulator yields the protein MGRSHAHEVADPGEPSSGPCAEVQRAGTGRYVLKALDKADLDLVMRTGRLAAYQNREYLLREGEPANGIHIILNGIVESTHAGTQGRELMLATWEAGDFVGAPYILGDHRHSWSARALGRVEALHLDQDAIRTLIAQSPSFAVALIECLGFKGETYSMLAQTLAGQKAAERLVLLLVKLCENAAQDESGPISLGRITQANLARMIGATRQSISLILSRLQDDGIISTGPTKMVVNDLAALRKQVTD
- a CDS encoding DUF6665 family protein yields the protein MSRDLRPPVDILHYEIVQEQASALGRMGRTLEQALAQLRDFDAAHARLETPAAMLPARRKLVMEAGQALWMFVVQREATGLRDSRHIMRTYNVPAEVQRCMGLALPPSKPTSK
- a CDS encoding TetR/AcrR family transcriptional regulator, which gives rise to MVVAGREHLQILQEEDSSKRRQILAGARKVFMDLGFDGSSMGEIARAAGVSKGTLYVYFADKSALFEAILEEEALFHGQVVFNFDPARDAETTLKDFGQAYIHLLCRPGGGSAIRTVMAIAERMPDVGRRYYLRVLDKTINRLSDYLKAHVASGDLEIDDCDLAASQFMELCKASLFLPFVFQAAPPPSEARMTEVIDSATRMFLGAYKAK
- a CDS encoding HlyD family secretion protein, encoding MATSRDQAARVLRQEAVEITSANGDAATGTSAALAEQLRSHVAEETKRRTSEAPEKPVPDQAAPTAPAPAAPKSGKRKFVMMGIGLVLALAAASYAGYYTLVGRFYVSTDDAYVRANNTMLGARVAGHISSILAGDNTLVHAGDTILRIDDGDYKIAVDAAATRIGTQQATIDRIGRQIAALDSQVVQAKAQLVSAEAGLKRADLDYERQQALSSKGFASRATFETSEAGRDQGAAAVKAAQAAYDVAVSNVDVAKAQQAEAKAQLAELKTTLAKAERDLAFTAVRAPVDGIFSNRLVNAGDFIAVGQRLGNVVPLDDVYIDANFKETQLKRIRPGQPVTIKVDAYGMRKFSGVVDSIAAGAGSVFTLLPPDNATGNFTKIVQRVPVRIRVPKAVARQNLLRAGMSVYATVDTNKGAADADSETDLDDPTMIHPQ
- a CDS encoding DHA2 family efflux MFS transporter permease subunit; the encoded protein is MATATTASPAMMASAASERIAPKRLFAFIIMVFGMFMSILDIQIVSASLSEIQAGLSASSSEVSWVQTAYLIAEVIAIPLSGFLSRAFGTRLLFAISAAGFTMSSLLCGFATTIEEMILWRALQGFLGAGMIPTVFASAYTVFPRTKFHIVGPIIGLVATLAPTIGPTVGGYITDLMSWNWLFFINVVPGIGITLGVWALVDFDEPHFELLDRFDWWGLIFMAGFLGTLEYVLEEGPQYEWLQDTSVAICAWICVVSAIAFFVRVFTAAEPIVNLRTFTNRNFAVGCTLQFCIGIGLYGLTYIYPRYLAEVRGYSALMIGETMFVSGITMFLVAPLVGRLMASLDMRYMIAFGLIVFAIGSYQMTWITRDYDFYELLIPQILRGIGMMFAMVPTNNIALGTLPPERVKNASGLFNLMRNLGGAVGLAVINTVLNDRTDLHITRLQERVTWGNATATETLTMLQQKFQGLGDSTLMAMKQLSQIVHRQATVLSFGDAFFVLTLFYLALSVLVTLLNKPASPFGGGGDAH